A genomic window from Litoreibacter janthinus includes:
- a CDS encoding ferredoxin — translation MTLADLKAACRTVHLDILGAFHPAQEDIAPVGCGTLVLLGPREPGFWAGFTQSPEWLDNEPDPIDRWSVRVISALAEQIGATALFPFGGPPYQPFFRWALASGHAWQSPVSLLVHAQAGLMASYRGALALPERLELPPAPPKPCDSCADKPCLSACPSAALTREGYDVPKCHAFLDTKEGRSHLSQGCNVRRACPVSQSYGRVEEQSAYHMSIFHKGATT, via the coding sequence GTGACGCTCGCGGATTTAAAAGCCGCGTGTAGAACGGTGCATTTGGATATTCTAGGGGCGTTCCACCCTGCTCAGGAAGATATTGCTCCTGTTGGATGCGGCACCCTTGTGCTTCTAGGCCCGCGCGAACCTGGGTTTTGGGCTGGCTTCACTCAAAGCCCTGAATGGCTGGACAATGAGCCCGACCCAATCGATCGTTGGTCGGTCCGCGTGATCTCTGCGCTGGCCGAGCAAATTGGTGCTACGGCACTTTTCCCGTTCGGTGGTCCGCCTTATCAGCCATTTTTTCGTTGGGCGCTCGCGTCCGGCCACGCATGGCAAAGCCCTGTTTCCCTCCTAGTGCACGCGCAAGCAGGGTTAATGGCGTCTTATCGCGGCGCGCTGGCGCTACCAGAGCGATTGGAGCTACCGCCCGCACCGCCCAAACCATGCGATAGCTGCGCGGATAAGCCCTGCTTATCGGCTTGCCCCTCTGCCGCGCTGACCCGCGAAGGGTATGACGTTCCCAAATGCCACGCCTTTCTCGACACCAAAGAAGGCCGTTCGCACCTATCACAAGGATGCAACGTGCGCCGCGCTTGCCCGGTGTCACAAAGCTATGGCAGGGTGGAAGAACAGTCGGCATATCACATGTCGATATTCCATAAGGGGGCCACTACTTGA
- a CDS encoding SixA phosphatase family protein, giving the protein MKLILTRHAKSSWDDLSLDDHDRPLNERGQSAAQRMGKWIEGRRHVPSQVISSDAARARETAEVMIASMGGAPSLTLDEGLYHASPDTVLARIQRAPKGDLMIVGHNPGIAALASLIVDVRPVHDRFGVYPTTATLIAEVPVDDWADLKYGMARVIQFIVPRELKELNIA; this is encoded by the coding sequence TTGAAACTCATCCTCACCCGCCACGCCAAATCCAGCTGGGACGATCTTTCGCTGGATGACCATGACCGACCTTTGAACGAAAGGGGCCAGTCAGCAGCTCAGCGGATGGGCAAATGGATTGAGGGTCGCCGCCACGTGCCGTCTCAGGTGATCTCGTCTGACGCGGCGCGCGCACGCGAGACCGCCGAGGTAATGATTGCCTCAATGGGCGGCGCGCCCAGCCTGACATTGGATGAAGGTCTCTATCACGCGTCGCCAGACACCGTTCTGGCCCGCATACAGCGCGCACCCAAGGGCGACCTAATGATCGTGGGTCACAACCCAGGCATTGCCGCTCTGGCATCCCTTATCGTGGATGTACGGCCGGTCCATGACCGTTTCGGAGTCTACCCCACAACCGCCACGCTGATAGCCGAGGTCCCGGTCGATGATTGGGCAGACCTGAAATACGGAATGGCTCGGGTCATTCAGTTCATCGTCCCGCGCGAACTGAAAGAACTCAATATCGCCTAA
- a CDS encoding amino acid ABC transporter ATP-binding protein, translating into MNQTSQMTVSDEVAIEITNMNKWYGTFHVLRDIDLTVQRGERIVICGPSGSGKSTLIRCINALEEHQKGKIVVDGTVLSSDLKNIDKIRSEVGMCFQHFNLFPHLTILENCTLAPIWVRKTPKKEAEETAMHFLEKVKIPEQADKYPGQLSGGQQQRVAIARSLCMKPRIMLFDEPTSALDPEMIKEVLDTMIELAEEGMTMLCVTHEMGFARQVANRVIFMDAGQIVEQNEPEEFFNNPKSERTQLFLSQILGH; encoded by the coding sequence ATGAATCAAACATCTCAAATGACGGTCTCGGACGAAGTCGCGATCGAGATTACCAATATGAACAAGTGGTATGGCACGTTCCACGTGCTGCGCGACATTGATCTTACGGTGCAACGTGGGGAACGGATCGTGATCTGCGGGCCGTCAGGCTCGGGTAAGTCCACACTGATCCGTTGCATCAACGCGTTGGAAGAGCACCAGAAGGGCAAGATCGTTGTAGACGGCACCGTGCTATCCTCTGACCTGAAGAACATCGACAAGATCCGGTCGGAAGTTGGCATGTGTTTCCAGCACTTCAACTTGTTCCCACATCTGACCATTCTGGAGAACTGCACGCTGGCCCCGATCTGGGTGCGTAAAACGCCCAAGAAGGAAGCCGAAGAAACGGCAATGCACTTCCTTGAGAAGGTGAAGATTCCGGAGCAGGCTGACAAGTATCCGGGTCAGCTTTCTGGCGGTCAGCAACAGCGTGTGGCCATCGCGCGCTCGCTCTGCATGAAGCCGCGCATCATGTTGTTCGATGAACCAACCTCGGCGCTTGATCCGGAAATGATCAAAGAGGTGCTCGATACCATGATCGAGTTGGCGGAGGAGGGCATGACTATGCTTTGCGTAACCCACGAAATGGGCTTCGCCCGTCAGGTCGCCAATCGCGTTATCTTCATGGATGCGGGCCAGATCGTGGAGCAGAATGAGCCGGAAGAGTTCTTTAACAACCCGAAATCCGAGCGGACCCAGTTGTTCCTAAGCCAGATCCTCGGCCACTAA
- a CDS encoding amino acid ABC transporter permease, producing MSDTHAQTVAFVRETAIPPSPPPVSEAGAIKWVRENLFSGIFNTVLTLVALYVVVRFAVFVFPWFYNGVWEAGSRKECIDILREAGKGTGACFAVLVDRWDHLVFGFKYPPDGYWRILVAFLLLIVAVAPALFSNLPRKMLLFTAIYPFLAFWLIWGGSLWMPLTILGLVIATMFVFRLISAQIPVNVRQIISAIIGVICGAGLTYLLFIGAKELVFIANSVGTEGLIATVAYGVFWLMAIFAGVFCIPMGMFVGYAIYNSYEDGGLVSIVASLLFGYLAFTYLLGPIWMALNAVVPIELQAVASRDMGGFMLNMLLGTICVSLSIPLGILLALGRQSPMPLIKGVCVVFIEFIRGVPLITLLFVANVMLAYFLPPSSNFDLILRVIIMITMFSSAYIAEVIRGGLAALPKGQYEAADSLGLDYGQATRLIILPQALKISIPGIVNVAVGLFKDTTLVSIISMFDLVGMIRGPIQNSTEWTSVYWEVYGFGALLFFVVCYSISQYSQWLERQLNTSHH from the coding sequence ATGTCGGATACGCACGCTCAAACCGTCGCCTTCGTTCGCGAAACCGCAATCCCGCCTTCGCCACCGCCTGTGTCCGAAGCTGGTGCCATCAAATGGGTTCGGGAGAACCTGTTCTCCGGTATCTTCAACACAGTCCTGACCTTGGTCGCACTTTATGTCGTGGTCCGGTTCGCAGTCTTTGTTTTCCCTTGGTTCTACAATGGCGTTTGGGAAGCGGGCAGCCGTAAGGAATGTATCGACATTCTGCGCGAAGCCGGCAAAGGAACCGGTGCCTGCTTCGCAGTTCTGGTTGATCGTTGGGATCACTTGGTCTTTGGGTTCAAATATCCGCCTGACGGTTACTGGCGCATTCTGGTAGCGTTCTTGCTGCTGATCGTTGCGGTTGCACCGGCTTTGTTCAGCAATCTGCCGCGCAAGATGCTGTTGTTTACGGCGATCTACCCGTTCTTGGCCTTCTGGCTGATTTGGGGCGGTTCTCTCTGGATGCCGCTTACTATCTTGGGTCTGGTGATTGCGACAATGTTCGTTTTCCGCCTGATTTCGGCGCAGATCCCTGTGAATGTCAGGCAGATCATTTCTGCTATCATCGGGGTGATCTGTGGGGCTGGTTTGACCTATCTGCTGTTCATCGGCGCCAAAGAACTGGTGTTCATCGCCAACTCCGTCGGGACAGAAGGTTTGATCGCGACCGTTGCTTATGGTGTTTTCTGGCTCATGGCGATCTTTGCGGGCGTGTTCTGCATACCCATGGGCATGTTTGTTGGCTACGCAATCTACAACAGCTACGAGGATGGTGGTCTGGTTTCAATCGTGGCCTCGCTGTTGTTTGGATATCTGGCATTCACATATCTCTTGGGCCCGATCTGGATGGCTTTGAATGCCGTCGTTCCGATTGAACTTCAAGCAGTTGCCTCGCGTGATATGGGGGGCTTCATGCTCAACATGCTGCTGGGAACGATCTGCGTGTCGCTATCGATCCCGCTGGGCATCTTGCTGGCCCTTGGCCGTCAGTCCCCTATGCCGCTGATCAAAGGCGTCTGCGTCGTGTTCATCGAGTTCATCCGTGGCGTGCCGCTGATTACCTTGTTGTTCGTGGCAAACGTGATGCTGGCTTACTTCTTGCCGCCAAGTTCGAACTTCGACTTGATCCTGCGCGTTATTATCATGATCACGATGTTCTCTTCGGCCTACATTGCCGAGGTGATCCGGGGTGGTCTCGCTGCTTTGCCAAAAGGGCAATACGAAGCAGCAGACAGCCTTGGTCTAGACTATGGCCAAGCGACGCGCCTGATCATTCTGCCACAAGCGCTGAAGATTTCGATCCCAGGCATCGTGAATGTGGCGGTGGGGCTGTTCAAGGACACCACGCTTGTCTCAATCATTTCGATGTTCGACCTAGTGGGGATGATCCGCGGCCCGATCCAAAACTCGACCGAGTGGACCAGCGTTTACTGGGAAGTATACGGCTTCGGTGCCCTGCTCTTCTTCGTCGTCTGCTACTCGATCTCGCAATATTCCCAGTGGCTTGAGCGTCAGCTCAACACCAGCCATCACTAA
- a CDS encoding amino acid ABC transporter permease produces MTTLADPHKESFRPSMLLNDTRYRSLTFQFIALVAIIATMAFIGGNLVRNLAEAGLNISYEFLGAQAGYDINQRPISYDSQDTHGRAAMVGLLNTLIVAFLGCITATVIGVIAGVLRLSPNWLVRKIMSFYVEIFRNVPVLIWILIIFSIMINAAPAPRDFRGDSPTATMWFFDSIAITNRGAYGPKPVLGDGSWMVITVFIASIVGMFLFRRYARKQLFDHGRLIPVFWPSLAILFVPAILAQLVLGGPISLEYPELKGFNFRGGVTVLGSLIALWFALSIYTGAFIAENVRAGILAISKGQTEAAAALGLRPGRIMNLVVLPQALRVIIPPLISQYLNITKNSSLAIAVGYMDLTGTLGGITLLQTGRAIEAVLLLMLFYLIISLSISFLMNIYNNSMKLKER; encoded by the coding sequence ATGACGACATTAGCCGACCCCCACAAGGAGTCGTTCCGGCCGTCGATGCTGTTGAACGATACGCGCTACCGCTCTCTTACATTTCAGTTTATTGCGCTCGTAGCCATCATTGCCACGATGGCTTTCATCGGTGGCAACCTCGTGCGCAACCTAGCCGAGGCCGGGTTGAACATATCTTATGAATTCCTTGGCGCGCAGGCTGGATACGACATCAACCAGCGCCCGATTTCGTATGACAGCCAAGACACGCATGGTCGCGCCGCGATGGTCGGGCTGCTCAATACGCTGATTGTTGCGTTTCTGGGCTGTATCACCGCCACAGTGATTGGCGTGATCGCAGGTGTTTTGCGTCTCTCGCCGAATTGGCTTGTTCGCAAGATCATGTCCTTTTACGTGGAAATCTTCCGCAACGTGCCAGTGCTAATCTGGATCCTGATCATCTTCTCCATCATGATCAACGCGGCGCCTGCGCCCCGTGATTTCCGTGGAGACAGCCCGACCGCAACCATGTGGTTCTTTGACAGCATCGCCATTACAAACCGCGGTGCATATGGGCCCAAGCCCGTATTGGGTGACGGGTCTTGGATGGTCATCACCGTTTTCATCGCGTCGATTGTCGGTATGTTCTTGTTCCGTCGCTATGCGCGTAAACAGCTTTTCGACCATGGCAGATTGATCCCTGTCTTCTGGCCGTCGCTGGCAATTCTGTTCGTTCCTGCAATTCTGGCTCAGCTCGTGCTCGGCGGCCCGATCTCGCTGGAATACCCAGAGCTTAAGGGCTTCAACTTCCGCGGGGGTGTCACCGTACTCGGGTCGCTTATAGCGTTGTGGTTCGCGCTATCGATCTATACCGGGGCCTTTATCGCCGAGAACGTTCGGGCCGGCATTTTGGCTATCTCTAAAGGGCAGACTGAGGCCGCCGCAGCACTAGGTTTGCGCCCGGGTCGGATCATGAACCTTGTGGTTCTGCCTCAAGCGCTGCGGGTCATCATCCCGCCACTGATTTCGCAGTATCTGAACATCACCAAGAACTCGTCCTTGGCGATTGCAGTGGGCTACATGGACCTGACTGGTACACTCGGCGGCATCACGCTGCTGCAAACAGGGCGCGCGATTGAGGCGGTTCTCTTGCTGATGCTGTTCTATCTCATCATTTCGCTATCGATCTCGTTCCTCATGAACATTTACAACAACTCTATGAAGCTGAAGGAGCGCTGA
- a CDS encoding amino acid ABC transporter substrate-binding protein has protein sequence MKKSVFLGALTVAGIIAGGASAATLDEVKARGKLNCGVTTGVPGFAEPDASGVWQGFDVAVCRAVAAAVLGDGNAVEFVPTTGKTRFTALASGEIDMLARNTTWTFSRDVDLKFEFTGVNYYDGQGFMVPKELGVASAKDLDGATVCIQTGTTTELNLADFFRANGISYEPVPIETGAEAVQQYIAGACDVYTTDASALAAQRANFEDPSAHVLLPEIVSKEPLGPLVRHGDNEWADIVRWTLNALITAEELGVTSVNLEELSAGTENPEINRLLGTEGDLGGMLGLDAGWAKAAIGVAGNYGEIFEQNIGAATPIGLARGLNAQWTDGGLIYSPPFR, from the coding sequence ATGAAAAAATCCGTTTTTCTTGGCGCCCTGACCGTTGCCGGCATCATTGCTGGCGGCGCATCGGCAGCCACGCTTGACGAAGTTAAAGCACGCGGCAAGCTGAACTGCGGTGTGACAACTGGCGTTCCAGGCTTTGCTGAGCCAGACGCATCCGGCGTATGGCAAGGTTTCGACGTGGCTGTTTGCCGCGCCGTAGCGGCTGCAGTCCTGGGTGACGGCAATGCTGTAGAATTCGTTCCAACAACCGGCAAAACACGCTTCACCGCGCTGGCTTCCGGCGAGATCGACATGCTGGCACGTAACACCACATGGACTTTCTCCCGTGACGTCGACCTGAAGTTCGAATTCACTGGCGTTAACTACTATGACGGCCAAGGCTTCATGGTTCCAAAAGAGCTGGGCGTTGCTTCCGCGAAAGATCTGGACGGTGCTACCGTCTGTATCCAAACGGGTACCACCACAGAGCTGAACTTGGCGGATTTCTTCCGTGCAAACGGCATCTCTTATGAGCCAGTTCCAATCGAAACCGGTGCAGAAGCTGTTCAGCAATATATTGCTGGAGCTTGCGACGTTTACACCACTGACGCATCCGCACTGGCTGCTCAGCGCGCAAACTTCGAAGATCCATCGGCACATGTTCTGCTGCCAGAAATCGTATCCAAAGAGCCTCTGGGCCCGCTGGTACGTCATGGCGACAACGAATGGGCTGACATCGTCCGTTGGACACTGAACGCACTGATCACAGCTGAAGAGCTGGGCGTGACTTCTGTGAACCTCGAAGAGCTGTCTGCTGGTACCGAGAACCCAGAAATCAACCGTCTGCTGGGCACCGAAGGTGACCTTGGCGGTATGCTGGGTCTGGACGCTGGCTGGGCGAAAGCTGCGATCGGCGTCGCTGGTAACTACGGCGAAATCTTCGAGCAAAACATCGGCGCTGCGACCCCAATCGGTCTGGCCCGTGGCTTGAACGCACAATGGACCGACGGCGGCCTGATCTACTCGCCACCGTTCCGGTAA
- a CDS encoding ATP12 family chaperone protein: MSEWAAKRFWKETTADEVEGGYAVHLDGRPVRTPLKTPLIVPTLKMAEAMREEWDSQGEKIDPFSMPVTRAANAALDKVAVQHPEVVDMLAAYGDSDLLCYRAESPEELVAKQAEGWDPLVDWSATELGAPLQLRTGIMHLPQDPKTLSTLHGHVSGLDAFRLTAFHDLVAITGSLILALAVTRGRLDSRQAWDLSRIDEEWQIAQWGADDEAEAHAKLKKRDLMRSEAFFLLCA; encoded by the coding sequence ATGAGCGAATGGGCCGCAAAACGCTTCTGGAAAGAGACGACCGCTGATGAGGTCGAGGGCGGGTATGCTGTCCATCTGGACGGTCGTCCGGTTCGCACGCCATTAAAGACACCGTTAATTGTGCCGACTCTGAAGATGGCGGAAGCCATGCGCGAGGAATGGGACTCCCAAGGCGAGAAAATCGATCCGTTTTCTATGCCTGTGACCCGTGCGGCGAACGCGGCATTGGACAAGGTTGCAGTACAGCATCCAGAGGTCGTCGATATGCTTGCGGCCTATGGGGATAGCGACCTTTTATGTTACCGTGCTGAGAGTCCGGAAGAGCTGGTGGCAAAGCAGGCAGAGGGGTGGGATCCATTGGTTGATTGGTCTGCCACAGAGTTGGGTGCGCCTCTCCAGTTGCGAACCGGGATTATGCATCTACCGCAGGACCCAAAGACGCTGTCGACTTTGCATGGGCATGTCTCGGGGTTGGATGCGTTTCGACTAACGGCCTTCCATGATCTGGTGGCGATCACCGGCTCTCTTATTCTGGCATTGGCCGTGACGCGTGGCCGGTTGGATTCGAGACAGGCTTGGGACCTGAGCCGAATCGATGAGGAATGGCAGATTGCCCAATGGGGTGCCGATGACGAGGCAGAAGCGCACGCTAAACTCAAAAAGCGGGACTTAATGCGCTCCGAGGCGTTTTTTCTCCTTTGTGCATGA
- a CDS encoding HAD-IA family hydrolase, translating to MAELKLVVFDVDGTLVDSQDDIVSAMTATFEAIEEPVPTRSEILGIVGLSLHSAFEKLSPALYQLHGDALVDGYKSSFMTSRKLRDSTKSSPLYPGGLDAIRRLHAQDNVLLGIATGKSRRGLDHLLDAHDLRGYFVTTQVADDHPSKPHPSMLERCMYDAGVEAAHAVMIGDTSYDMDMAANAAMASVGVSWGYHAPEILRTRATALIDTYADLDAALSNIWRETP from the coding sequence ATGGCAGAGCTGAAGCTGGTCGTCTTTGACGTCGACGGAACTTTGGTAGACAGCCAAGACGATATCGTTTCGGCCATGACTGCGACCTTCGAAGCGATCGAGGAACCGGTGCCGACGCGCAGCGAAATCTTGGGCATTGTTGGACTGTCGCTGCATTCGGCGTTCGAGAAGTTGTCGCCGGCGCTCTACCAACTGCATGGGGACGCGCTGGTGGACGGGTATAAATCCTCCTTCATGACCTCCAGAAAGCTGCGCGATAGCACCAAAAGCAGCCCGCTTTATCCCGGTGGACTTGATGCAATCAGGCGCCTTCATGCACAAGACAATGTCTTGCTGGGTATCGCCACTGGCAAGTCGCGCAGGGGATTGGATCACTTGCTGGACGCTCATGATTTGCGCGGGTATTTCGTTACGACACAGGTAGCGGATGACCACCCCTCAAAGCCGCATCCTTCAATGTTGGAGCGCTGCATGTACGATGCTGGCGTAGAAGCTGCGCACGCTGTGATGATCGGCGATACCAGCTACGACATGGACATGGCCGCCAATGCCGCGATGGCGTCAGTCGGGGTCAGCTGGGGTTACCACGCGCCAGAGATTTTGAGGACGCGCGCGACAGCGCTCATTGATACTTACGCGGATTTGGACGCCGCATTGAGCAACATCTGGAGAGAGACACCATGA
- a CDS encoding RluA family pseudouridine synthase codes for MSKVQTLRVGPDEAEQRLDRWFRKQFPHVPQGRIEKMCRKGEIRVDGGRVKSNTRVGPGQEVRIPPLPTEEDMEAQTRMPHVSKADAEMIRGCVIYKDDHIIALNKPPGLAVQGGSKTTRHVDGMAAALSFDRHDTPKLVHRLDKDTSGVLVLARTPAMATALTAAFRHHGTRKIYWAMVAGVPYPKIGTIKYGLVKAPGHGKGGEGEKMHCVHPNEVANTPGAKRAQTDYATLCFLGQRASWMALVPVTGRTHQLRAHMAEMGHPIVGDGKYGGSGQENMGDGWGSQLGDEISKKLHLHARSLEFEHPVTGKMITLKAELPDHMKRTWDFLGWAESDVPNDPFDADEKWQS; via the coding sequence ATGAGCAAGGTTCAGACCCTTAGAGTTGGCCCCGACGAGGCAGAGCAGCGGCTGGACCGCTGGTTCCGCAAGCAATTCCCGCATGTACCGCAAGGGCGGATCGAGAAGATGTGCCGCAAGGGCGAAATTCGCGTCGATGGCGGTCGGGTGAAATCGAACACCCGTGTGGGACCGGGGCAGGAAGTGCGCATTCCACCGCTGCCGACCGAAGAGGACATGGAGGCGCAAACGCGTATGCCGCATGTCTCCAAGGCGGATGCGGAGATGATCCGCGGCTGCGTGATCTACAAGGACGACCACATCATTGCGCTAAACAAGCCGCCGGGGCTGGCGGTGCAAGGCGGATCGAAGACAACTCGCCATGTTGATGGCATGGCGGCTGCGTTGAGCTTTGATCGCCATGACACGCCAAAGCTAGTCCACCGATTGGATAAAGATACTTCTGGTGTTTTGGTTCTGGCGCGCACGCCTGCGATGGCGACGGCTCTCACGGCGGCCTTCCGGCACCACGGCACCCGCAAGATCTACTGGGCGATGGTTGCTGGCGTGCCGTATCCGAAAATCGGGACGATCAAATACGGACTGGTGAAGGCTCCGGGCCACGGCAAAGGGGGCGAGGGTGAGAAAATGCACTGCGTCCACCCGAATGAGGTCGCGAACACACCCGGCGCAAAAAGAGCGCAGACAGATTACGCGACACTCTGTTTTTTGGGGCAACGTGCCTCGTGGATGGCGCTTGTGCCCGTGACGGGCCGGACGCATCAGTTGCGCGCGCACATGGCGGAGATGGGTCACCCGATTGTGGGCGACGGCAAATACGGTGGTTCGGGGCAGGAAAACATGGGCGACGGCTGGGGCTCGCAACTGGGTGACGAGATCAGCAAAAAGCTGCACCTGCACGCGCGTTCGCTGGAATTTGAGCATCCTGTAACCGGGAAGATGATAACGCTGAAGGCAGAGTTGCCAGATCATATGAAGCGCACTTGGGATTTTCTGGGTTGGGCCGAAAGCGACGTGCCAAACGACCCCTTCGATGCGGATGAGAAATGGCAGAGCTGA
- the crcB gene encoding fluoride efflux transporter CrcB, whose product MFYTTLQVALGGAIGAALRFLVGVGIFKLTGPGFPLAILTVNIVGSFVMGVFVVFAAKTSNTHLSPFVMTGILGGFTTFSAFSLEAYTLFERGQTGAAGLYVLASVILSIAGLIAGVMIARGLFA is encoded by the coding sequence ATGTTTTATACCACTTTACAGGTTGCCCTTGGCGGGGCCATTGGGGCTGCGTTGCGGTTCTTGGTCGGCGTTGGCATTTTCAAGCTGACTGGGCCGGGGTTCCCGCTGGCGATCCTGACGGTCAATATCGTTGGCAGCTTTGTCATGGGGGTGTTTGTGGTGTTCGCAGCCAAGACGTCGAATACGCATCTTAGCCCCTTCGTAATGACCGGTATCTTGGGCGGATTCACCACGTTTTCTGCCTTTTCCCTTGAGGCATATACCCTATTTGAGCGTGGCCAGACGGGCGCTGCCGGTCTATACGTGCTGGCTTCCGTAATCCTGTCCATCGCCGGACTGATCGCAGGCGTGATGATCGCCAGAGGACTATTCGCATGA
- a CDS encoding replication-associated recombination protein A, which translates to MADLFDTDAKAPSKMQPLADRLRPKTLGEVIGQEQVLGPDSPLGVMLASNALSSLVFWGPPGVGKTTIARLLADETDLHFVQISAIFTGVQDLKKVFEAARIRRQNGQGTLLFVDEIHRFNKAQQDGFLPYMEDGTILLVGATTENPSFELNAAVLSRAQVLVLTRLSLSDLERLAQRAEKDFGRNLPLAPDARAALLEMADGDGRSLLNLIEQVAAWKVEGKLDTESLAKRLMRRAAQYDKSGDSHYNLISALHKSVRGSDPDAALYWFARMLTGGEDPRYLARRITRMAVEDIGLADTHAHRVCLDAWETFERLGSPEGELALAQAVTYLALAPKSNAGYAAYKNAMAAAKKTGSEPPPKHILNAPTKLMKDQGYGDGYAYDHDAEDGFSGQNYFPETMKRGVYYNPVERGFERELKRRLDYFTKLRAKR; encoded by the coding sequence ATGGCAGACCTTTTCGACACCGACGCAAAGGCGCCTTCCAAGATGCAGCCCTTGGCGGATCGGTTGCGTCCGAAAACGCTGGGTGAGGTGATCGGGCAGGAGCAGGTGTTGGGGCCGGACAGCCCGTTGGGAGTTATGCTGGCGTCAAATGCACTGTCATCGCTGGTTTTCTGGGGGCCGCCAGGGGTTGGAAAGACCACGATTGCTCGATTGCTCGCGGATGAAACGGACCTGCATTTCGTGCAGATCAGTGCCATCTTCACTGGCGTTCAAGATCTAAAGAAAGTCTTCGAGGCCGCGCGTATCCGCCGCCAGAACGGGCAGGGGACGCTCCTGTTCGTCGACGAAATACACCGGTTCAACAAAGCGCAGCAGGACGGCTTTCTGCCCTACATGGAGGACGGAACGATCCTTTTGGTGGGCGCCACCACCGAGAACCCGTCATTCGAATTAAACGCGGCTGTGCTGTCGCGTGCGCAGGTGTTGGTGCTGACGCGGCTTAGCCTGTCCGATCTGGAGCGACTGGCACAGCGTGCGGAAAAAGATTTTGGCCGAAATCTTCCTTTGGCCCCCGATGCCCGTGCGGCGCTGCTGGAAATGGCGGATGGGGACGGTCGGTCGTTGTTGAACCTGATTGAACAAGTTGCTGCGTGGAAAGTCGAAGGCAAGCTTGATACGGAAAGCTTGGCCAAGCGACTGATGCGTCGCGCGGCGCAATACGACAAATCGGGGGACAGCCATTACAACCTGATCTCGGCCTTGCATAAATCAGTGCGTGGCTCTGACCCCGACGCTGCCTTGTATTGGTTCGCGCGGATGCTCACGGGCGGCGAAGACCCACGCTATCTGGCCCGCAGGATTACCCGCATGGCGGTTGAGGATATAGGGCTGGCGGACACCCATGCGCACAGGGTGTGTCTGGATGCTTGGGAGACGTTTGAACGGCTTGGCTCGCCCGAAGGGGAGTTGGCGTTGGCGCAGGCGGTGACTTATCTGGCCTTGGCGCCCAAGTCGAACGCAGGCTATGCGGCGTATAAGAATGCGATGGCGGCGGCGAAAAAGACCGGCTCGGAGCCGCCTCCGAAGCATATCCTGAACGCGCCGACCAAGCTGATGAAGGATCAAGGCTACGGCGACGGCTATGCCTATGACCACGACGCGGAGGACGGGTTTTCGGGGCAGAACTACTTCCCCGAAACGATGAAGCGCGGGGTCTACTACAACCCCGTGGAGCGCGGGTTTGAGCGGGAGTTGAAGCGGCGGCTGGACTATTTCACCAAGCTGCGGGCGAAACGCTGA